Sequence from the Rutidosis leptorrhynchoides isolate AG116_Rl617_1_P2 chromosome 3, CSIRO_AGI_Rlap_v1, whole genome shotgun sequence genome:
TAATATATTATATAAGTTCCTAATAATACTTTTCTAATTATATAAATCTCTAAAGAAAATATCAACTAATGAagttgatatataatatatatatatatatttcttaataAAAAATATGACACATATCATTACTCCAGCCCAGGGAGTATTACTACGATCCAGATTGTTATTAAGATAGAATAATAGATAGattttattattcattattataaatatagataataGACAATATATTAAATacgttttattataattattaagaaatATTGTTAGGATCTTACTTAGGAACCATTGTCTTTTCTAAAGCAGAAAACCACTCCAAAATTTTCAATTTGATAGCGACTAATTTTCGCATCTAAATCCGCCATTCTTTAGTTTCTCGAAACACGCCTAGTGAGTATGCATATTGTCTTACCCGTTTGATAAGCTTATAATTTCTAAATTTCAGCATAACGTTGATTAATTACCCTTAATTATAGGCTCATCCTTTCATACAACCTAACCATTATAGAACACTTTACCAAGTACCGACTAGCTAATATCCTAACACCTTATTTGAGACCTACATGTAGCTTATACTGTAACAAATTTACATGTAGTTTATATGATCAAAAGATGATTTAGATGACCTTATAAACTAAGTATTATGAATTATCAGCAAGTGCTTTCACATTAACTTTAAAATCTAGCAAGATGATAAAAACAATCAATAATAATATATGACATAAAAACCAATTAAACTTAAAAGAAATAAGAAAACATACTTACCTTTTACAAAAGACATCGTCTGACATGCACGATCTTCACAACTTAACCCCAACCACTAGTAAAAATAGCCATTGCATTGCGACGATCCACATAAACATGTTTTTCTCCGGGACCCACCTCTGTCAGCGCTTACCATTCCATAGCTGTACGTTAACTCCTGCATAGGAGGAATATGCTTAATCGCATAAAACCCAATATGAAGATACGACCCATTGACATTTTCACGAACAATCGGTTGCCAATACACATTCGGTGAACAACTATGGTTCATAAAACGACCCACATTTCCCTCGTTTTTCGCACTAATAATCAACGGATAAGGAAACTTAACCGGTTCCTCACTAGGCATAGGCTCTATAGGCGCAAACGAACGCGTAGCATcaaacacataatcatcatcaaaatCCATTACATTTTCCTGCACTACACCTGCATATTCACATATAAAACCACCCGCACGAATCGGGTCCCACGACCTAAGTCCCCAACCTTTATTACTTGTTTTAAACACCTCTAAACGGACTTTTAAACCCGCTTGCGAAATTCGGTTCCTACAATTATGAGGACAATCACACGAACTACTACATTCATGAATCAACATGTTATGAGACATAAGAACACCGAGCGAGGTATACGGCATGTACCCCCCGTTTCGTTGAACACACGGGCAATTAGTCGAAGGTTGACACCCAATTGAGCAACCGCAATTTGAAGACGAACTGATAACAGGAAACGGTTTTGTATACTTAACATATTTTATATAAGTAAAATAAGACGGGCCCTTTTCATTATCCACTTCGTTTACAAGACAAACGGGTTGACTTTCAGCTCCAGATGTCAAATCGGGTAAAATTAACCCGGGTCGAACCGTAACACCATCTTTCCATAACTGTATCGATTTCCACAACGTAAACGCTTCAGGCTGACCTGGCACTCTAACCAACTTATACTTAAACACATTAACACCAGACTTAGCTTTATCAATCCAAGATTCATGTATTCTATACAAACCATCATATACATACACCTTCCCAGTTGGATTAGCAACATCTTTAAGCCCCCGAATAACCCTAACTTCATTAGCCCGATGTAAACTCTTTTCTAACGCAAGGTTACCCCTAACTAATTGTTGATCCATCACCTGTTTATCTTTCCTCTGGACCCCACCTTGTCCACTGTAAATCAACACCTCACcatcatcaccttcatcatcatAACCGCCAGACGAAACGATACTAACCGCTAACGGTTCGTCTTCACCCGAAGCCTTAATACCCATGTAATCGATTCCCGCCATACTTGGTGCGTGCAATCCAACCAAACATATCTCCATTCGAAAAAAGAAAATGTCCCCAATTTCAACACCAGCGACCCCACCAAACCTCTTCTTTGCATTCGCGCGGGCCCCTTTATACATTAAAAGGGTACCCGCTTTTAAATCTGCACGTCGAATTGCACCGTTCTTTGCCGGCTTTGTATCATCAAGTTGTGCTATTTTTCTTCTGAGTAAATTATATACCACAAGTACATGGTCAACGTACTCCTTATCACTATCAGCTTGTCGACGGGTATCAATTTCCAAAAGATTGAAATCTCTTAATAACTGAGCAACTATCGGGTCAAGGTCAACATCAGGAACATTTTCGCCCGAATTTCTAGTTTTTCTGCGTACTGTCTGTTTTTTCACATTACCATCACTGCCAATTTCAACGTTATCCCTATCGAAACTGTTCTCAAAACCATCACTTTGACTATAATCATCCTCGTCTGCAAGTGTGTGTGCTCTCGTGGTCCTTCTTGACGACCCTACATCACCGTTTTTTGAAACTGGCGATTTGAAAGAACTGATAGGGACCGGTGACGGGATAGGGTGACCGCGTCCTGATCCAGGTTTGTTTTGGGACCCGTTTGATGAATAAAAAGGGAAAAACGGTGCAGCGCCAGGTGGAAATGGGCCCGTTGGAGGAACAGATGCGAAGTTTGAAGTTGGTGGTGCATTAGAATCGGGTTGAACTGGAAAAA
This genomic interval carries:
- the LOC139898732 gene encoding histone-lysine N-methyltransferase, H3 lysine-9 specific SUVH1-like — its product is MDRTFGSDSMPSGPVNKHTVLTVKPLRCLVPVFPVQPDSNAPPTSNFASVPPTGPFPPGAAPFFPFYSSNGSQNKPGSGRGHPIPSPVPISSFKSPVSKNGDVGSSRRTTRAHTLADEDDYSQSDGFENSFDRDNVEIGSDGNVKKQTVRRKTRNSGENVPDVDLDPIVAQLLRDFNLLEIDTRRQADSDKEYVDHVLVVYNLLRRKIAQLDDTKPAKNGAIRRADLKAGTLLMYKGARANAKKRFGGVAGVEIGDIFFFRMEICLVGLHAPSMAGIDYMGIKASGEDEPLAVSIVSSGGYDDEGDDGEVLIYSGQGGVQRKDKQVMDQQLVRGNLALEKSLHRANEVRVIRGLKDVANPTGKVYVYDGLYRIHESWIDKAKSGVNVFKYKLVRVPGQPEAFTLWKSIQLWKDGVTVRPGLILPDLTSGAESQPVCLVNEVDNEKGPSYFTYIKYVKYTKPFPVISSSSNCGCSIGCQPSTNCPCVQRNGGYMPYTSLGVLMSHNMLIHECSSSCDCPHNCRNRISQAGLKVRLEVFKTSNKGWGLRSWDPIRAGGFICEYAGVVQENVMDFDDDYVFDATRSFAPIEPMPSEEPVKFPYPLIISAKNEGNVGRFMNHSCSPNVYWQPIVRENVNGSYLHIGFYAIKHIPPMQELTYSYGMVSADRGGSRRKTCLCGSSQCNGYFY